Proteins from a genomic interval of Coraliomargarita parva:
- a CDS encoding putative Na+/H+ antiporter, giving the protein MKQLRLFLLLLLPFLPITLPSLHAAGGGDHASDIVFPLELDAYTHLEEERAQELGIAHEDLGLIETLKVRAKAEPMNIIATLLFFGAILHTFAAGPILKKAHQIEHEHNERIKAMNYKFVGNKDPVSFKATMFHFLGEVEAVFGIWVFPLLVCITLIHGWDFTTHYIDTRNYTEPVFVVIIMAIASSRPVVLFAERALSAVASIGKRTPAAWWLSILIIAPLLGSFITEPAAMTIAALLLGHQFYQYNPTPTFKYATLGLLFVNVSVGGTLTHFAAPPVLMVAGEWGWNMPYMLEHFGWRAALGIVIATLVYFFVFRKNFASLTAKASEMAAEGTEEKEEPAPFWIIAVHLVFLAWTVFTLHHPALFIGSFLCFIAFTIATDHHQYAINLKGPLLVGFFLAGLVTHGGLQGWWIAPVLSALGEVPLFLGATCLTAFNDNAAITFLASQVPAFDQHLAADTAHALALQYAVVAGAVTGGGLTVIANAPNPAGQSILSKYFDGGVSPLKLLLSALFPTLVMIVVFMLLPHLR; this is encoded by the coding sequence ATGAAGCAACTACGCCTCTTCCTACTACTTCTACTACCATTCCTGCCAATCACCCTTCCGAGCCTCCATGCGGCCGGCGGCGGTGACCATGCATCGGATATCGTGTTTCCGTTGGAGCTCGATGCCTACACGCATCTGGAGGAGGAACGGGCCCAAGAATTGGGCATTGCGCATGAAGACCTCGGCTTGATCGAGACCTTGAAAGTCCGGGCCAAAGCCGAGCCGATGAACATCATCGCCACGCTGCTCTTCTTTGGCGCGATCCTGCATACCTTTGCCGCCGGGCCGATCCTGAAAAAGGCACATCAAATCGAACACGAGCACAACGAGCGCATCAAGGCGATGAACTACAAGTTCGTCGGAAACAAGGATCCGGTCAGTTTTAAAGCCACCATGTTTCACTTCCTGGGAGAGGTTGAAGCGGTTTTTGGCATATGGGTATTCCCGTTGTTGGTCTGCATTACGCTCATTCATGGATGGGATTTTACCACGCACTATATCGATACCCGCAACTACACGGAACCGGTTTTCGTCGTGATTATCATGGCGATCGCTTCCTCCCGTCCGGTTGTGCTGTTCGCTGAGCGGGCCTTGAGCGCGGTGGCCAGCATCGGCAAGCGCACCCCGGCGGCCTGGTGGCTTTCGATCCTGATCATTGCTCCGCTCTTGGGCTCGTTTATTACAGAGCCGGCGGCAATGACGATTGCGGCCCTTTTGCTCGGCCACCAATTCTATCAATACAACCCGACGCCGACTTTCAAATACGCCACCCTCGGTTTGTTATTCGTCAACGTTTCCGTCGGGGGCACCTTGACGCACTTTGCTGCGCCGCCCGTGCTGATGGTCGCAGGTGAGTGGGGGTGGAATATGCCCTACATGCTGGAACACTTTGGCTGGCGCGCGGCCCTTGGTATTGTCATCGCGACTTTGGTTTACTTCTTTGTGTTTCGTAAGAATTTTGCGAGTCTCACGGCGAAGGCTTCGGAAATGGCGGCAGAAGGGACGGAAGAGAAAGAAGAACCGGCACCGTTTTGGATCATTGCGGTTCACCTTGTTTTTCTCGCTTGGACGGTCTTTACGCTGCACCATCCGGCCCTGTTTATCGGTTCCTTCCTCTGCTTTATCGCATTCACGATTGCGACGGATCACCATCAGTATGCGATTAACCTGAAGGGGCCGCTTCTAGTCGGCTTCTTCCTCGCCGGCTTGGTGACCCATGGGGGGCTTCAGGGGTGGTGGATTGCTCCGGTGCTCTCGGCACTCGGAGAGGTGCCGCTTTTCCTCGGGGCCACCTGCTTGACTGCATTTAACGACAATGCGGCGATTACCTTCCTTGCCTCGCAGGTGCCGGCATTCGACCAGCACCTGGCGGCCGACACCGCACATGCGCTTGCGCTTCAATATGCGGTTGTGGCTGGTGCTGTGACCGGTGGTGGTTTGACCGTGATCGCGAACGCGCCGAATCCGGCCGGTCAAAGTATCCTCAGCAAGTATTTCGATGGCGGGGTTTCGCCTCTTAAGCTGTTGCTCAGCGCATTGTTCCCGACGCTTGTTATGATCGTAGTCTTCATGCTCTTGCCGCACCTTCGGTAG